A single window of Nocardia sp. NBC_01327 DNA harbors:
- a CDS encoding ABC transporter ATP-binding protein, with amino-acid sequence MSESQPEPALTVRGLRRAFGGVRAVDGIDITIAPGEFVSIIGPNGSGKSTTVNLISGVLKPDSGDILVRGKRIRPGKPEAAAAAGIARTFQNGRVFGNMTVRENVDVGLQTTLRASRPLRSLAGIPLLRWISLLAELFVALVPTPSVRAERKESAARIDAQLARFQERLGPRADNAAYTLSYANRRRTEIARALALEPDLLLLDEPAAGMNQTETAEIGRQLAELKAQGQTVLLVEHKMDLVHDLSDRVLVLDEGRVIAEGTPEEVLADPRVIEAYLGRSRAPTVDAAVDQAAPESEGEVVESIRGEEKVSADAGL; translated from the coding sequence GTGTCCGAGTCACAGCCTGAGCCGGCGCTCACGGTGCGTGGATTGCGCCGTGCGTTCGGCGGGGTGCGCGCCGTGGATGGTATCGATATCACCATTGCGCCAGGGGAATTCGTCTCGATTATCGGGCCCAACGGGTCCGGTAAGTCGACGACGGTCAATCTCATCTCCGGAGTATTGAAGCCAGACAGTGGTGATATTCTGGTGCGGGGCAAAAGAATTCGCCCCGGAAAGCCGGAGGCTGCGGCCGCCGCGGGCATTGCTCGCACGTTTCAGAACGGGCGGGTGTTCGGCAATATGACCGTTCGCGAGAATGTGGATGTCGGCTTGCAGACCACCCTGCGCGCCTCCCGCCCGCTGCGCTCGCTGGCGGGAATCCCATTGCTGCGCTGGATATCTCTGCTGGCGGAACTCTTCGTCGCACTGGTGCCCACACCGTCCGTGCGGGCCGAGCGCAAGGAGTCCGCCGCCAGGATCGACGCCCAGCTGGCGCGGTTCCAGGAGCGGCTCGGCCCGCGTGCCGACAATGCCGCGTACACGCTGTCCTATGCCAACCGCCGCCGCACCGAAATCGCACGGGCGCTGGCGCTGGAACCCGATCTGCTGCTGCTCGATGAGCCGGCCGCAGGCATGAACCAGACCGAGACCGCCGAAATCGGCAGGCAATTGGCCGAATTGAAGGCGCAGGGACAGACCGTGCTGCTGGTCGAACACAAGATGGATCTGGTCCACGACCTGTCCGATCGGGTGCTGGTGCTGGACGAAGGGCGCGTCATCGCCGAGGGCACACCCGAGGAGGTGCTGGCCGACCCGCGCGTCATCGAGGCATATCTCGGCCGCAGCCGCGCTCCGACTGTGGATGCCGCCGTCGATCAGGCTGCGCCGGAGTCGGAAGGCGAAGTGGTGGAGAGCATTCGAGGCGAGGAGAAGGTGAGCGCCGATGCCGGACTCTGA
- a CDS encoding ABC transporter permease — MFDTLIAGLVHGNAYALIAVGITLIFGVTNVINFAHGAIFAFGSVLGWWLIAQHGAPLWAAIIVVVGVTALVGVGIDVLAVRPLRRAPAISALLATVAAGLIIENVVALIFGPETRPFPEVLSTNNFRVGGVRFGTSDVVMFAITISVMVGLWAFLRFGRYGLAIRATAQDPDAAAQMGISVGRIQSLAFAIASGLGGLAGIFVGLYNSNISPTSGSIVGMTGFVAATIGGLGSIPGAVLGGIVLGLVEAFGIYTFGDGYRDLITFGLLVVFLVLRPGGLLARPPAIESEPLTGTFLGSGRLLRVRWWHALIAFAIAGLVIPAVSNDYGISVGTQILAYAIIAVSMTLVAGSAGQLAIGQAGPIAIGAYTSAVLTVSHGWAFLPAIIAAGIVAAVVSSVLAAPLWRLGGHYVAIATLGIGIVTVALIRNWESVTRGSYGIFGIPPPELFGFEFVTHTQIFQLELVVLAITLAVILGMQRSRLGTAIRAIGADEVAARSAGVPVRDYKALAFAIAAFFSGIGGSLLAHQYSYIDPTVFNLPMSLLVVTILVLGGTASPYGAVLGAVVLIGAPEALRLAPELRIVLYGLVLLLVVRFRPQGILVRRERVRVTA; from the coding sequence ATGTTCGACACGCTTATCGCGGGTCTGGTCCACGGCAATGCGTATGCGCTCATTGCCGTGGGCATCACCCTGATCTTCGGGGTCACCAATGTCATCAATTTCGCGCACGGCGCGATCTTCGCCTTCGGTTCGGTGCTGGGCTGGTGGCTGATCGCCCAGCACGGGGCGCCGCTGTGGGCGGCGATCATCGTGGTGGTCGGCGTGACCGCGCTGGTCGGGGTGGGTATCGATGTGCTGGCGGTGCGCCCGCTGCGGCGGGCGCCGGCCATTTCGGCGCTGCTCGCCACCGTGGCGGCGGGGTTGATCATCGAGAACGTGGTGGCGCTGATCTTCGGACCGGAAACACGGCCATTCCCGGAAGTGCTGTCCACCAATAACTTCCGGGTCGGCGGCGTGCGGTTCGGAACCTCGGATGTGGTCATGTTCGCCATCACGATCTCGGTCATGGTGGGGCTGTGGGCATTTCTGCGCTTCGGCCGGTACGGGCTGGCCATCCGGGCCACCGCGCAGGATCCGGATGCGGCCGCGCAGATGGGCATCAGCGTCGGGCGGATCCAGTCGCTGGCCTTCGCCATCGCCTCCGGGCTGGGTGGGCTGGCGGGCATCTTCGTCGGCCTCTACAACTCGAACATCTCGCCGACCAGCGGCAGCATTGTCGGTATGACCGGCTTCGTCGCCGCGACCATCGGCGGGCTCGGCTCGATTCCCGGTGCGGTGCTCGGCGGTATCGTGCTCGGGCTGGTGGAGGCGTTCGGCATCTACACCTTCGGGGACGGGTACCGGGATCTGATCACCTTCGGCCTGCTGGTGGTATTCCTGGTGCTGCGGCCGGGCGGACTGCTGGCCCGCCCGCCCGCAATCGAATCCGAGCCGCTGACCGGGACCTTCCTCGGTTCCGGGAGGCTGCTGCGGGTGCGCTGGTGGCATGCGCTCATCGCCTTCGCCATTGCGGGGCTGGTGATTCCGGCGGTATCGAACGATTACGGCATCTCGGTGGGTACGCAGATCCTGGCGTACGCGATCATCGCCGTATCCATGACGCTGGTCGCCGGGTCGGCGGGACAGTTGGCCATCGGGCAGGCGGGGCCGATCGCCATCGGCGCGTACACCTCGGCGGTGCTGACGGTATCGCACGGCTGGGCCTTCCTGCCCGCCATCATCGCGGCGGGAATCGTTGCGGCCGTGGTGTCTTCGGTGCTGGCCGCACCGCTGTGGCGGCTGGGCGGACACTATGTCGCCATTGCCACGCTGGGCATCGGCATCGTCACGGTGGCGCTGATCCGCAATTGGGAATCGGTGACACGCGGCAGCTACGGCATTTTCGGAATTCCGCCGCCCGAGCTGTTCGGCTTCGAATTCGTCACGCACACCCAGATTTTCCAGTTGGAGCTGGTGGTGCTGGCGATCACGCTGGCGGTGATCCTCGGGATGCAGCGGTCACGATTGGGCACCGCCATCCGGGCCATCGGCGCGGACGAGGTCGCCGCCCGTTCGGCGGGGGTGCCGGTCCGCGATTACAAGGCGCTGGCCTTCGCGATCGCCGCCTTCTTCTCCGGGATCGGCGGTTCGCTGCTGGCGCACCAGTACTCGTATATCGATCCGACGGTGTTCAATCTGCCGATGTCGCTGCTGGTGGTGACGATTCTGGTGCTCGGTGGCACCGCCTCGCCGTACGGGGCCGTTCTCGGGGCCGTGGTGTTGATCGGTGCGCCGGAGGCCCTGCGACTCGCGCCCGAACTGCGGATCGTGCTCTACGGGCTGGTGCTGCTGCTGGTCGTGCGCTTCCGGCCGCAGGGAATTCTGGTGAGGAGGGAACGTGTCCGAGTCACAGCCTGA
- a CDS encoding putative FMN-dependent luciferase-like monooxygenase: MSFHRLGLFTRLVRSDASEDAATVYRHAREQFDLAERLGYDGAWVAQHHLDPAEGGLPSPFVFLAHAAARNPRLRLGTAIVTLALEDPIRVAEDAAVLDVLSAGRLEIGVGAGGSGHAFELFGLTGANRQQVYAEKLATLTAALTGAPLVGDRGLNPPARTLRDRIWQATFSAAGAARAGLAGDGLLLSKAQPRDPAAPDATLWEIQTPLLDAYLDALPTGVEARIGASRGVFVADDHDTAWTLAERGAARFLEQLRRNGGPEVATTVQEVLRDSFIGTPDEVVAQLSADAALRHATDFIVQVHPVDPGQEATLRSIELIATKVAPQLGWREGTTP, encoded by the coding sequence ATGAGTTTTCACCGCCTCGGCCTGTTCACCAGGCTGGTGCGCTCCGATGCGAGCGAAGATGCGGCGACCGTGTACCGGCACGCCCGCGAGCAGTTCGATCTGGCCGAGCGGCTCGGCTACGACGGGGCCTGGGTGGCGCAGCACCATCTCGATCCGGCCGAGGGCGGGCTGCCGTCACCGTTCGTCTTCCTGGCGCATGCGGCGGCGCGCAATCCGCGGCTGCGGCTCGGCACCGCCATTGTCACGCTGGCGCTGGAGGATCCGATCCGGGTCGCCGAGGATGCGGCGGTACTGGATGTGCTCAGTGCGGGCCGGCTCGAAATCGGTGTCGGCGCGGGCGGTTCCGGGCACGCCTTCGAATTGTTCGGACTGACCGGCGCGAACCGGCAGCAGGTGTACGCCGAGAAACTGGCGACGCTGACCGCCGCGCTGACGGGCGCACCGCTGGTCGGGGACCGCGGTCTCAATCCGCCCGCGCGGACGCTGCGGGACCGCATCTGGCAGGCCACGTTCTCGGCCGCCGGGGCCGCGCGCGCCGGACTGGCGGGCGACGGCCTGCTGCTGTCGAAGGCGCAGCCGCGTGATCCGGCGGCCCCGGACGCCACCCTCTGGGAGATCCAGACGCCCCTGCTGGACGCGTACCTGGATGCGCTGCCCACCGGCGTCGAGGCCCGAATCGGTGCGTCCCGAGGCGTTTTCGTGGCCGACGATCACGACACCGCCTGGACGCTCGCCGAACGCGGCGCGGCGCGCTTCCTGGAGCAATTGCGCCGTAATGGCGGTCCGGAAGTGGCGACCACCGTGCAGGAGGTGCTGCGCGACTCGTTCATCGGCACGCCCGATGAGGTGGTCGCACAGCTTTCCGCGGACGCCGCGCTGCGGCATGCCACCGATTTCATCGTGCAGGTGCACCCGGTCGACCCCGGCCAGGAGGCGACCCTGCGCTCCATCGAACTCATTGCCACCAAGGTTGCGCCGCAACTGGGTTGGCGGGAAGGAACGACTCCGTGA
- a CDS encoding nuclear transport factor 2 family protein: MTQLDRTVQKFVDAINAHDSDAFFETLSEDASMSDDGNERNLAQWTDSEIFATNARMSVESTTSPTEFVADYSNDRWGSMRTAWRFTVRDGLISRFETGQAG; encoded by the coding sequence ATGACGCAGCTCGATCGCACGGTGCAGAAATTCGTCGACGCTATCAATGCGCACGATTCGGATGCTTTTTTCGAAACCCTGAGCGAAGACGCCAGCATGTCCGATGACGGCAATGAGCGGAATCTCGCTCAGTGGACCGATTCGGAGATCTTCGCCACCAATGCCCGCATGAGCGTCGAATCCACCACCAGCCCGACCGAATTCGTCGCCGACTACAGCAATGACCGGTGGGGGAGCATGCGCACGGCCTGGCGCTTCACCGTCCGCGACGGCCTCATCAGCCGCTTCGAAACCGGGCAGGCTGGATGA
- a CDS encoding ABC transporter ATP-binding protein gives MPDSDAVVIEAGSAAPRFDETAAPILEFDRVVVHYGPSRALNEVSLQVRPGEIVSLLGGNASGKSTTMKTALGLLKPTSGVVRIDGVEVTKTPPSARIRAGLASVPEARRVFPAMTVEENLFVGGYIRRERRSVLAARAAEMFEHFPRLAERRTQRAGTLSGGEQQMLAFARALMSKPRLICMDEPTMGLSPLFVDRVLEEIARLNRELGLAILIVEQQAELALSIAHTANVLRAGEIVLHGTAAELSDNPAVRDAYLGKVTL, from the coding sequence ATGCCGGACTCTGACGCCGTGGTGATCGAGGCCGGCAGCGCTGCTCCGCGCTTCGACGAGACCGCCGCGCCGATCCTCGAATTCGACCGCGTGGTAGTGCATTACGGGCCTTCGCGCGCATTGAACGAGGTGTCGCTGCAGGTGCGTCCCGGTGAAATCGTCTCCCTGCTCGGCGGCAATGCCTCGGGGAAGTCGACCACCATGAAAACCGCGCTCGGGCTGTTGAAACCCACCTCCGGTGTGGTGCGCATCGACGGTGTGGAGGTGACGAAGACACCGCCGTCCGCGCGCATCCGGGCGGGTTTGGCATCGGTGCCGGAGGCGCGGCGGGTATTTCCGGCCATGACGGTCGAGGAGAACCTCTTTGTCGGCGGCTATATCCGCCGCGAGCGCCGCTCGGTGCTGGCCGCGCGGGCCGCGGAGATGTTCGAGCATTTCCCGCGGCTGGCCGAGCGGCGGACGCAGCGGGCGGGCACCCTGTCCGGCGGTGAGCAGCAGATGCTGGCCTTCGCGCGGGCGCTCATGAGCAAACCCCGGCTCATCTGCATGGACGAGCCGACCATGGGACTGTCCCCGCTGTTCGTGGATCGGGTGCTGGAGGAAATCGCCCGGCTCAACCGGGAATTGGGCCTGGCCATCCTGATCGTCGAACAGCAGGCGGAACTGGCACTGAGCATTGCGCACACCGCGAATGTGCTGCGTGCCGGCGAGATCGTGCTGCACGGCACGGCCGCCGAACTCAGCGACAATCCGGCTGTCCGCGATGCCTATCTCGGGAAGGTGACCCTATGA
- a CDS encoding prolyl oligopeptidase family serine peptidase, protein MTGDGETVTDPYLWLEEVTSDRALDWARAHNEVVLARFAASERFSGLEARILDMLDTDTRIAYPGRRGPWLYNYWRDGEHPKGLWRRTTFAEYAKDEPAWEILIDLDALAAAEDENWVWSGAAVLRPEQHRALISLSRGGADAKVVREFDIETRSFLEPADGGFALPEAKSEIRWIDIDTVYVGTDFGPGSLTDSGYPRIAKRWKRGTPLTEAVTVFEGEAGDVAVSAGYDRTPGYERHFAGRATDFFNEEVFLLEDDGSRRLIEVPSDASESWYKDWLLVRLKSPWEIGAVGYPAGALLVIDFERFLSGARDFEVLFTPDEHTALHGYGWTENHLLLITLQDVQTKLHVVTPGPGGWVREVLGDAPPMATTSVMNLDPLEGGDEFMLSTSGFTSPTTLLTSSVGGATEMLKKEPEFFDAAGVETEQFFARSDDGTMIPYFVLRHRDRRGAPGPAVMSGYGGFEVSRTPAYSGAAGMGWLERGGTWVMTNIRGGGEYGPEWHTAAQKANRHRVYEDFSSIARDLVARGITTHDQLGAVGGSNGGLLMGVMLTRYPELFGAIVCQVPLLDMKRYHLLLAGASWIAEYGDPDKPEEWAYISKYSPYQNTDPDAKYPPILLTTSTRDDRVHPGHARKMAALLESQGHPVWYHENIEGGHGGAADNKQSAFQASLIYEFFTRTLIEKDA, encoded by the coding sequence ATGACCGGTGATGGCGAGACCGTGACAGACCCGTACCTGTGGCTCGAAGAAGTCACCAGTGATCGTGCGCTGGATTGGGCGCGGGCGCACAACGAGGTGGTGCTGGCGCGGTTCGCGGCCTCGGAACGGTTCAGCGGGCTCGAGGCGCGCATCCTCGACATGCTCGATACCGATACGCGCATCGCCTATCCCGGGCGGCGCGGGCCGTGGCTCTACAACTACTGGCGGGACGGCGAGCACCCCAAGGGACTGTGGCGTCGCACCACATTCGCCGAATACGCCAAGGACGAACCGGCGTGGGAGATCCTGATCGATCTGGACGCGCTCGCCGCGGCCGAGGACGAGAACTGGGTGTGGAGCGGCGCCGCCGTACTGCGGCCCGAACAGCACCGGGCCCTGATCAGCCTCTCGCGCGGCGGGGCGGACGCCAAGGTGGTCCGCGAATTCGATATCGAGACACGGTCTTTCCTCGAACCGGCGGACGGCGGCTTCGCACTGCCCGAGGCCAAATCCGAGATCCGCTGGATCGATATCGATACCGTTTATGTCGGAACGGATTTCGGTCCCGGCTCGCTCACCGACTCCGGATATCCGCGTATTGCCAAGCGCTGGAAGCGCGGCACGCCGCTCACCGAGGCCGTCACCGTCTTCGAGGGCGAGGCCGGGGATGTGGCCGTCTCCGCCGGATACGACCGAACCCCGGGCTACGAAAGGCATTTCGCCGGTCGCGCCACCGACTTCTTCAATGAGGAGGTCTTCCTGCTCGAGGACGACGGCAGCCGCCGGCTCATCGAGGTGCCCAGCGACGCCTCCGAATCCTGGTACAAAGACTGGCTGCTGGTGCGGCTGAAATCGCCCTGGGAGATCGGCGCGGTCGGCTATCCGGCGGGTGCGCTGCTGGTCATCGATTTCGAGCGATTCCTCAGCGGCGCACGCGATTTCGAGGTGCTGTTCACCCCCGACGAGCACACCGCGCTGCACGGTTACGGCTGGACCGAGAATCACCTGCTGCTCATCACCCTGCAGGATGTGCAGACCAAACTGCATGTGGTCACCCCCGGGCCGGGCGGCTGGGTGCGCGAGGTGCTCGGCGATGCCCCGCCGATGGCCACCACCAGCGTCATGAATCTGGACCCGCTCGAGGGCGGCGACGAATTCATGCTCTCCACAAGCGGTTTCACCAGTCCCACCACACTGCTGACGAGTTCGGTCGGCGGCGCCACCGAAATGCTGAAGAAGGAACCGGAATTCTTCGACGCCGCCGGCGTGGAGACCGAGCAGTTCTTCGCCCGCTCCGACGACGGCACCATGATCCCGTATTTCGTGCTGCGGCACCGGGATCGGCGCGGCGCCCCCGGCCCCGCGGTCATGTCCGGCTACGGCGGCTTCGAGGTCTCCCGCACCCCCGCCTACAGCGGTGCGGCCGGTATGGGCTGGCTGGAACGCGGCGGCACCTGGGTGATGACCAATATTCGCGGCGGCGGCGAATACGGGCCCGAATGGCACACCGCCGCGCAGAAGGCCAACCGGCACCGCGTCTACGAGGACTTCTCCTCGATCGCCCGCGATCTGGTCGCGCGCGGCATCACCACCCACGATCAGCTGGGTGCGGTCGGCGGCAGCAATGGCGGCCTGCTCATGGGCGTCATGCTCACCCGCTACCCGGAACTGTTCGGCGCCATCGTGTGCCAGGTTCCGCTGCTGGATATGAAGCGCTATCACCTGCTGCTGGCGGGCGCGTCCTGGATCGCCGAATACGGTGACCCGGACAAGCCCGAGGAGTGGGCGTACATCTCGAAGTACTCGCCGTACCAGAACACCGATCCGGACGCGAAGTATCCGCCGATCCTGCTCACCACCTCCACCCGCGACGACCGCGTGCACCCCGGCCATGCGCGAAAGATGGCCGCGCTCTTGGAATCCCAGGGTCACCCGGTCTGGTACCACGAGAATATCGAGGGCGGGCACGGCGGTGCGGCGGACAATAAGCAGTCCGCGTTCCAGGCCTCGCTCATCTACGAGTTCTTCACCCGCACGCTCATCGAGAAGGACGCCTGA
- a CDS encoding TetR/AcrR family transcriptional regulator: MSQETNAGRMYAGQPVEDRQRQRRARFLESGLTVFARDGYANSSVGAICKDAGLSSRQFYEEFTGRESLLLELYEQIDRESREAVAATIAEHSDANAIDIIDAAVRAYIESIGRDPRKARVALVEVVGAGPKVEQFRLELRRAWGALLASAAEDAALHGEIPPGDYEMRVLAIIGAVNYVVDAWSGSEPRSPLDEVISVLRRVIMGAVSA; this comes from the coding sequence ATGTCACAGGAAACGAACGCGGGAAGAATGTACGCCGGACAGCCCGTAGAAGACCGGCAACGGCAGCGTCGTGCGCGTTTTCTGGAGTCGGGGCTGACGGTGTTCGCGCGAGACGGATACGCAAACAGCTCCGTCGGCGCCATCTGTAAGGACGCCGGCCTCTCCTCACGGCAGTTCTACGAGGAGTTCACCGGTCGCGAATCGCTGCTGCTCGAGCTCTACGAGCAGATCGACCGCGAATCACGGGAAGCCGTGGCGGCCACCATCGCCGAGCACTCCGATGCCAACGCCATCGACATCATCGACGCCGCCGTGCGCGCGTATATCGAGTCGATCGGGCGCGATCCCCGAAAAGCCCGGGTTGCGCTGGTCGAGGTCGTCGGCGCCGGGCCGAAGGTCGAGCAGTTCCGGCTCGAGTTGCGCCGCGCCTGGGGCGCACTGCTCGCCAGCGCCGCCGAGGATGCCGCCCTGCACGGTGAAATCCCGCCCGGTGACTACGAGATGCGGGTGCTGGCGATCATCGGCGCCGTCAACTACGTGGTGGATGCCTGGAGCGGTTCCGAACCCCGGTCGCCGCTGGACGAGGTCATCAGCGTGCTGCGCCGCGTCATCATGGGCGCCGTCAGCGCCTGA
- a CDS encoding alpha/beta fold hydrolase, translating to MESVPIQMPDGSTVTVWLIPAKGAHRHPITADSPRPVVVIVPGLGVPGEYYSLFGNPLAARGFDVALLELRGKGDSRPKPNPPGPYGYQELVSVDFPAMFQVVRNRFPDSTPYLLGHSMGGQLGVMYASRIRGRLGGLILIASGTPYHRGYRGLAAPGFLLGSAAVSLAANLAGFWPGDKITAGGFGPQSKVLIADLARLARTGRFEPAGADIDYEERIGRLKLPVLSITMTGDERTPISSARHLLDKLPKADITTWHNPAPLGHNGWISDPGSTVDYVEKWLRDR from the coding sequence GTGGAGAGTGTGCCGATTCAGATGCCGGACGGGTCGACGGTCACCGTGTGGTTGATTCCGGCGAAGGGTGCGCACCGGCATCCGATCACCGCCGATTCGCCGCGGCCGGTCGTGGTGATCGTGCCGGGCCTGGGGGTGCCGGGGGAGTACTACTCGCTATTCGGAAATCCCTTGGCGGCAAGAGGATTCGACGTCGCGCTGCTGGAGCTGCGCGGGAAGGGCGACAGTCGGCCGAAACCGAATCCGCCCGGACCCTACGGCTATCAGGAACTGGTGTCGGTGGACTTTCCCGCCATGTTCCAGGTGGTGCGCAACAGATTTCCGGACAGCACCCCGTATCTGCTGGGGCACAGCATGGGCGGGCAACTGGGTGTCATGTACGCATCGCGCATTCGCGGACGCCTGGGCGGGCTGATTCTCATCGCCTCCGGAACGCCGTATCACCGCGGCTACCGGGGCCTGGCCGCGCCCGGCTTCCTGCTGGGCAGCGCCGCAGTCTCCTTGGCCGCCAACCTCGCCGGATTCTGGCCCGGTGACAAGATCACCGCCGGCGGATTCGGCCCGCAATCGAAGGTGCTGATCGCCGACCTCGCGCGATTGGCCCGCACCGGGCGCTTCGAACCGGCCGGTGCGGATATCGATTACGAGGAGCGCATCGGCCGGCTGAAACTGCCGGTGCTGTCGATCACCATGACCGGCGATGAGCGCACCCCGATCAGCTCGGCCCGGCATCTGCTGGACAAGCTTCCCAAGGCCGACATCACGACCTGGCACAACCCGGCGCCGCTGGGCCACAACGGGTGGATCAGCGACCCGGGTTCCACCGTCGACTACGTCGAAAAGTGGCTCAGGGACAGATGA
- a CDS encoding peroxidase-related enzyme (This protein belongs to a clade of uncharacterized proteins related to peroxidases such as the alkylhydroperoxidase AhpD.), whose protein sequence is MSEQSVRSAESAAASRDGEPGSEVRSVESGRRPGGFTQEQLDWVPWVEPIRLADADARQAPLLEGDRGVGPYFRVLARNPEVLAHRSGNDREIFYGRAGLGRAERELAATVTSRHNGCEYCASVHSRFTTALSKRGDDVQRLLDEGNGVRIDERWDAIIDFVDALAANPPRAGHAHIERLRRLGLTDTDIHDLVLSAASFSWANRLMLTLGEPEVPQAD, encoded by the coding sequence ATGAGTGAACAGAGCGTGCGCAGCGCCGAATCGGCCGCCGCTTCGCGCGACGGCGAACCGGGCAGCGAGGTGCGCAGCGTCGAATCCGGCCGCCGCCCGGGCGGATTCACGCAGGAGCAGTTGGACTGGGTGCCGTGGGTGGAGCCCATCCGGCTGGCCGACGCCGATGCGCGGCAGGCTCCGCTGCTCGAGGGAGATCGGGGCGTGGGCCCGTACTTCCGGGTGCTGGCGCGCAATCCCGAGGTGCTCGCCCATCGCAGTGGCAATGACAGGGAGATCTTCTACGGTCGCGCCGGATTGGGCCGTGCCGAAAGGGAACTCGCCGCCACCGTCACCTCACGGCACAACGGGTGCGAGTACTGCGCCTCGGTGCACTCGCGATTCACCACTGCCCTGTCCAAGCGCGGCGATGATGTGCAGCGCCTGCTGGATGAGGGAAATGGGGTGCGCATCGACGAAAGATGGGATGCCATTATCGATTTCGTCGACGCCCTGGCCGCCAATCCGCCGCGCGCCGGCCACGCGCATATCGAACGGCTGCGGCGACTGGGTCTGACCGATACCGACATCCACGATCTGGTGCTGTCCGCGGCCTCGTTCTCCTGGGCCAATCGGCTCATGCTCACGCTCGGTGAACCGGAGGTTCCGCAGGCGGATTGA
- a CDS encoding dipeptidase: protein MPSQSPEQTGPRLWEQHCCLPLLPSADISELARYPLGSYLSVNVGYSPHSTRDSLVLLDQFRRDALADGRFRLVERIADAVEPDPDTVALAFDLEDSGPLGGDLDNVKMFYDLGVRSLLPSYNYANAAGCGCLDAEDTGLTAYGRDLIRTLNAVGMFADGSHCSVRTGLDIADITEVPMIYSHSNFAALRAHPRNITDDQARACAGTGGVIGINGVGIFLGRNEPGQRAERIEAIADHIAYGAMLVGIEHIGVSSDFSFDGDDFNEEIARNPEIFSEEFTRYGPLQWTPPEDLLGESEVPGLNEVLIGRGFSDAERAAVFGGNFARVAQQVWRD from the coding sequence TTGCCGTCTCAGTCGCCGGAACAGACCGGGCCCCGGCTGTGGGAGCAGCACTGCTGTCTCCCGCTGCTGCCGTCGGCCGATATTTCCGAATTGGCCCGCTACCCGCTCGGCTCGTATCTGTCGGTGAACGTGGGGTATTCGCCGCATTCCACCCGGGATTCGCTGGTGCTGCTGGACCAGTTCCGCCGGGATGCCCTGGCGGACGGCCGATTCCGGCTCGTCGAGCGGATCGCGGATGCGGTCGAACCCGATCCCGACACCGTCGCGCTGGCCTTCGATCTGGAGGATTCCGGACCGCTCGGCGGCGACCTCGACAATGTGAAGATGTTCTACGACCTGGGCGTGCGCTCGCTGCTGCCCAGCTACAACTATGCGAATGCGGCCGGATGTGGCTGCCTGGATGCGGAGGACACCGGACTCACCGCGTACGGCCGCGATCTGATTCGCACGCTCAATGCGGTGGGCATGTTCGCCGACGGCTCACACTGCTCGGTGCGCACGGGGCTGGACATCGCCGATATCACCGAAGTCCCGATGATCTACAGCCACTCCAATTTCGCTGCGCTGCGGGCGCATCCGCGCAATATCACCGATGATCAGGCGCGGGCGTGCGCCGGCACCGGCGGGGTGATCGGCATCAATGGCGTGGGAATCTTCCTGGGCCGCAATGAACCCGGTCAGCGGGCCGAACGCATCGAGGCCATCGCGGACCACATTGCCTACGGCGCCATGCTGGTCGGCATCGAGCACATCGGCGTGAGCTCGGACTTCTCCTTCGATGGCGACGACTTCAACGAGGAGATCGCGCGGAATCCGGAGATCTTCTCGGAGGAATTCACCCGCTACGGCCCGCTGCAGTGGACGCCGCCGGAGGATCTGCTCGGTGAATCCGAGGTGCCCGGCTTGAACGAGGTGCTCATCGGCCGTGGATTCTCGGATGCCGAACGCGCGGCCGTATTCGGCGGAAATTTTGCCCGGGTCGCGCAGCAGGTCTGGCGCGATTGA